One segment of Pandoraea pnomenusa DNA contains the following:
- a CDS encoding 5-formyltetrahydrofolate cyclo-ligase, producing MRKALLAARSTLAGRAARDAALAARLAAELRARAPRCVGFYWPIRAEFDARDVVSAWLAQAPTASLAALPIVTAPSAPLVFHRWTPDTPMTEGRYGIAVPRDTEVVVPDLLLVPCVGFTRSGLRLGYGGGFYDRTLHSLVPAPHTLGIAYDALEIERLDAEAHDLALDAIVTESAIYPRSGDPSR from the coding sequence CTGCGCAAGGCGCTGCTCGCGGCGCGCAGCACGCTCGCCGGACGCGCCGCGCGCGACGCCGCGCTCGCCGCCCGGCTTGCCGCCGAGTTGCGCGCCAGGGCGCCGCGCTGTGTCGGGTTCTATTGGCCGATCCGGGCCGAATTCGACGCCCGCGACGTTGTCTCGGCCTGGCTCGCGCAGGCGCCGACAGCCTCGCTGGCCGCCCTGCCGATCGTGACCGCACCGTCGGCGCCGCTCGTCTTCCATCGCTGGACCCCCGACACGCCCATGACCGAGGGGCGCTACGGGATTGCGGTGCCGCGCGACACCGAGGTCGTCGTGCCCGACCTGCTGCTCGTGCCATGCGTGGGCTTCACGCGCAGCGGCCTGCGGCTTGGCTACGGCGGCGGCTTTTACGACCGCACGCTGCATTCGCTCGTCCCCGCACCCCACACGCTGGGCATTGCCTACGACGCCCTGGAGATCGAGCGACTCGATGCCGAAGCGCATGATCTGGCGCTCGACGCGATCGTCACCGAATCGGCCATTTACCCGCGCTCCGGCGACCCTTCCCGCTAA
- a CDS encoding biotin-dependent carboxyltransferase family protein has protein sequence MIDIHRAGLLTTVQDLGRTGMRAFGVAGGGAVDPLACAVANRLVGNPLNAATLEITMGACVLRFTSATLVSLTGADCHADLDGTPVWSWWRFPVSRGQTLTLRPSRVGMRTYLAVAGGIDVPETLGSRSTDLAAGFGGFAGRALRDGDRIAIAHPGAAARHAAPLGVRPPLWLSDPLVQRVRVLPGPEYDDFTAAAQKHFWENPWQVTPNSNRMGYRLSGPEPLARKKNRSQDLLSHGVLPGVIQVPPSGQPIILLADAQTTGGYPKIGTVISADLWRLGQARLGSTLYFSECSAAEAREAWREQLRYLAQIERALAWHDSGVLATPRVAAITRKR, from the coding sequence GTGATCGATATCCATCGTGCCGGCCTGCTCACCACGGTTCAGGATCTGGGCCGTACCGGAATGCGTGCGTTCGGCGTGGCCGGCGGCGGCGCCGTCGATCCGCTGGCCTGCGCCGTGGCCAACCGCCTCGTCGGCAATCCGCTGAACGCCGCCACGCTCGAAATCACCATGGGCGCGTGTGTGCTGCGCTTCACGTCCGCCACCCTCGTGTCGTTGACCGGCGCCGACTGCCATGCGGATCTTGACGGCACGCCCGTGTGGTCATGGTGGCGCTTCCCCGTCTCACGCGGACAGACGCTCACGCTGCGCCCGTCGCGCGTCGGCATGCGCACCTATCTCGCGGTGGCCGGTGGCATCGACGTGCCCGAGACGCTTGGCTCGCGCAGCACCGATCTGGCCGCGGGCTTCGGCGGCTTCGCGGGCCGCGCGTTGCGCGACGGCGACCGTATCGCCATCGCGCATCCGGGCGCCGCCGCCCGCCACGCCGCGCCGTTGGGTGTGCGCCCACCCTTGTGGCTGTCGGACCCGCTGGTGCAGCGCGTGCGCGTGCTGCCCGGCCCGGAATACGACGACTTCACCGCCGCCGCGCAAAAGCACTTTTGGGAGAATCCGTGGCAGGTCACGCCCAACAGCAACCGCATGGGCTACCGCCTGTCGGGGCCGGAGCCTCTCGCGCGCAAGAAGAACCGCAGCCAGGACCTGCTCTCTCACGGCGTGCTGCCGGGCGTGATCCAGGTGCCGCCGTCGGGCCAGCCGATCATCCTGCTGGCGGACGCGCAGACCACCGGCGGCTACCCGAAGATCGGCACGGTGATCAGCGCCGATCTGTGGCGGCTCGGCCAGGCGCGGCTCGGAAGTACGCTGTATTTTTCCGAGTGCAGCGCCGCCGAGGCGCGCGAAGCATGGCGAGAACAGCTGCGCTATCTTGCCCAGATCGAGCGCGCGCTCGCGTGGCACGACAGCGGCGTGCTCGCGACGCCGCGCGTGGCGGCCATCACACGCAAGCGCTGA
- the pxpA gene encoding 5-oxoprolinase subunit PxpA, with amino-acid sequence MKIDLNVDLGEGCDNDEALLALVSSANVACGWHAGDAGTMQQVVRWALAHGVAIGAHPSFPDREHFGRTEMQLPLDEVRAGMLYQIGALAAMVRAQGGWLSHVKPHGALYNQAARDPALAETLVEAIRAFDTDLAIFGLAGGELVKAARAAGMQAVEEVFADRGYNADGSLVKRGTPGALIEREEDALAQTLTMVREQRVRAIDGTFVPIQAQTVCLHGDGEHALEFARRIRSFLLDEGIEIAPVR; translated from the coding sequence ATGAAAATCGATCTCAACGTCGACCTCGGAGAGGGGTGCGACAACGACGAGGCACTGCTCGCACTCGTGAGCTCCGCCAATGTCGCCTGCGGCTGGCACGCGGGTGACGCGGGCACCATGCAGCAGGTGGTGCGCTGGGCGCTGGCACACGGCGTGGCCATTGGCGCGCATCCCAGTTTCCCTGACCGCGAGCATTTCGGCCGCACCGAAATGCAGCTCCCGCTCGACGAGGTTCGCGCAGGCATGCTGTATCAGATCGGCGCGCTCGCCGCGATGGTCCGTGCGCAGGGCGGCTGGCTCTCGCACGTCAAGCCGCACGGGGCGCTCTACAATCAGGCCGCGCGCGACCCGGCACTGGCCGAGACGCTCGTCGAAGCGATCCGCGCATTCGACACCGACCTCGCGATCTTCGGCCTGGCGGGCGGCGAGCTGGTGAAAGCGGCGCGCGCGGCGGGCATGCAGGCGGTAGAGGAAGTGTTCGCCGACCGCGGCTACAACGCCGACGGCTCGCTGGTCAAACGCGGCACGCCTGGGGCGCTTATCGAACGCGAGGAAGACGCGCTCGCCCAGACGCTGACGATGGTGCGCGAACAACGCGTGCGTGCGATCGACGGCACTTTCGTCCCGATCCAGGCGCAAACGGTCTGTCTGCACGGCGACGGCGAACATGCCCTCGAATTCGCGCGGCGCATTCGCAGCTTCCTGCTCGACGAGGGCATCGAGATCGCGCCGGTCCGGTAA
- a CDS encoding CoA-acylating methylmalonate-semialdehyde dehydrogenase has protein sequence MNQRVNIERIEHWIGGASVASGETELRFGEVTNPATGEVIRQVALGGEKDVATAVAAARAALPAWRATPPMKRARVMMKYRELLEANREALVQLITQEHGKTLDDARGEVTRGIEVVEFAIGIPHLLKGEIAPQVGTGVDTYSIHQPVGVCAGITPFNFPSMVPLWMFPMAVACGNTFVLKPSEKVPSAALLLARLAKDAGLPDGVLNVVNGDKAAVDALLTHPDVNAVSFVGSTPIAQYIYSTASAHGKRVQALGGAKNHGVVMPDADLDFTVDALIGAAYGSAGERCMAISVAVAVGEVADQLVARLAQAAKALPVGDGTDPVAQMGPLITRVHCDKVKGFVDAGLDEGAALVVDGRGLKVAQRDNGFFIGPCLFDKVTPEMSIYRNEIFGPVLSVVRVNTLEEAIALINRNPYANGTAVFTTSGGAARRFEDEIEVGMVGVNVPIPVPVSYFSFGGWRNSLFGDQHIYGPESVRFYTRSKVVTRRWSEGRAANATSSLVMPTLGQ, from the coding sequence ATGAATCAGCGAGTCAACATCGAACGTATCGAGCATTGGATCGGCGGCGCGAGCGTGGCGTCGGGCGAGACGGAACTGCGCTTTGGCGAAGTGACGAACCCGGCCACCGGCGAGGTGATCCGCCAGGTGGCGCTGGGCGGCGAGAAGGACGTGGCGACAGCCGTGGCCGCGGCACGCGCCGCGCTGCCGGCATGGCGCGCCACGCCGCCGATGAAGCGCGCGCGCGTGATGATGAAGTACCGCGAGCTGCTCGAGGCGAATCGCGAAGCGCTCGTGCAACTCATTACGCAAGAGCACGGCAAGACGCTCGACGACGCGCGCGGCGAAGTCACGCGCGGCATCGAAGTGGTGGAATTCGCCATCGGCATTCCGCACCTGCTCAAGGGCGAGATCGCACCGCAGGTGGGTACGGGCGTCGATACGTATTCGATCCACCAGCCTGTCGGCGTCTGCGCGGGCATCACGCCGTTCAATTTCCCGTCGATGGTGCCGCTGTGGATGTTCCCGATGGCGGTGGCGTGCGGTAACACGTTCGTGCTCAAGCCGTCGGAGAAGGTGCCGTCGGCCGCGCTGCTGCTCGCTCGGCTGGCCAAGGATGCCGGCCTGCCCGACGGCGTGCTCAACGTCGTGAACGGCGACAAGGCGGCCGTCGACGCGCTGCTCACGCATCCGGACGTCAATGCGGTGTCGTTCGTCGGTTCGACGCCGATCGCGCAGTACATCTACAGCACGGCGTCGGCCCACGGCAAGCGTGTGCAGGCACTCGGCGGCGCGAAGAACCACGGCGTGGTGATGCCCGACGCCGATCTCGACTTCACCGTCGATGCGCTGATCGGCGCAGCCTACGGCTCGGCCGGCGAGCGCTGCATGGCGATCTCGGTGGCCGTGGCGGTGGGCGAGGTGGCCGATCAACTGGTGGCGCGACTGGCCCAGGCCGCGAAGGCGTTGCCCGTGGGCGACGGCACCGATCCCGTCGCGCAGATGGGACCGCTGATCACGCGCGTGCATTGCGACAAGGTCAAGGGGTTTGTCGATGCCGGGCTCGACGAAGGCGCAGCGCTGGTGGTCGACGGCCGCGGCCTGAAGGTCGCCCAGCGCGACAATGGCTTCTTCATCGGCCCGTGCCTGTTCGACAAGGTCACGCCGGAAATGTCGATCTATCGCAACGAGATCTTCGGCCCGGTGCTCTCGGTGGTGCGCGTGAATACGCTGGAAGAAGCGATTGCGCTCATCAACCGCAATCCTTACGCCAACGGAACGGCGGTGTTCACCACCTCGGGCGGTGCGGCGCGTCGTTTCGAAGACGAGATCGAAGTGGGGATGGTCGGTGTGAACGTGCCGATCCCGGTGCCGGTGTCGTACTTCTCGTTCGGTGGCTGGCGCAATTCGCTGTTCGGCGATCAGCACATCTACGGGCCGGAGTCGGTGCGCTTCTATACGCGCTCGAAGGTCGTGACGCGCCGCTGGTCGGAGGGTCGCGCGGCCAACGCCACGTCGTCGCTCGTGATGCCGACGCTCGGCCAGTAA